Proteins encoded in a region of the Streptomyces sp. NBC_01298 genome:
- a CDS encoding IS630 family transposase: MSRPGPKIPPLSVTDAQRAVLEGWLRRRSTAQALAQRSRIVLECAGGHSVMEVSRRLGIAPDTVRTWRRRFLEHGLDGLGDEPRPGVPRKITDADVERVIVKTLEETPKNATHWSTRSMAAATGMSQSTVSRIWRAFALAPHRSQTFKLSTDPLFIDKVRDVVGLYLDPPEKALVLCVDEKSQIQALDRSQPVLPMMPGVPERRSHDYIRAGTTTLFAALEVATGKVIGSLHRRHRAAEFKKFLAKIDKEVPADLQIHLILDNYATHKTPDIKKWLLAHPRFHLHFTPTSASWLNLVERWFAELTQKKLKRGVHRSVQALERDIRSWLADWNDQPKPFLWTKTADEILDKVAAYCHRISDSGH, from the coding sequence ATGAGTCGTCCCGGTCCGAAGATTCCGCCGTTGTCGGTGACTGATGCCCAGCGTGCTGTGCTGGAGGGCTGGTTACGTCGTCGTTCGACAGCTCAGGCTCTGGCTCAGCGGTCGCGGATCGTGCTGGAGTGCGCGGGCGGGCATTCGGTGATGGAAGTTTCGCGGCGGCTTGGGATCGCGCCGGACACGGTCCGCACCTGGCGGCGGCGGTTTCTGGAGCACGGCCTGGACGGGCTGGGCGACGAGCCGCGGCCGGGTGTCCCGCGGAAGATCACCGACGCTGATGTCGAGCGGGTGATCGTCAAAACACTGGAAGAGACGCCGAAGAACGCGACGCACTGGTCGACGAGGTCGATGGCCGCGGCCACGGGAATGTCGCAGTCGACGGTCTCAAGGATCTGGCGGGCGTTCGCGCTGGCTCCGCATCGTTCGCAGACGTTCAAGCTGTCGACGGACCCGCTGTTCATCGACAAGGTCCGCGACGTGGTCGGCCTCTACCTGGACCCGCCGGAGAAGGCTCTGGTCCTCTGCGTGGATGAGAAGTCGCAGATCCAGGCCCTGGACCGGTCCCAGCCGGTCCTGCCGATGATGCCTGGCGTTCCAGAGCGCCGCAGTCACGACTACATCCGCGCCGGCACAACCACCCTCTTCGCGGCCCTGGAGGTCGCCACCGGCAAGGTCATCGGGTCTCTCCACCGCCGCCACCGGGCCGCCGAGTTCAAGAAGTTCCTGGCCAAGATCGACAAAGAAGTGCCGGCGGATCTTCAGATCCATCTGATCCTCGACAACTATGCGACCCACAAGACGCCGGACATCAAGAAATGGCTGCTGGCACACCCGCGGTTCCACCTGCACTTCACACCGACGAGTGCGTCGTGGCTGAACCTGGTGGAGCGGTGGTTCGCCGAGCTCACCCAGAAGAAGCTCAAGCGTGGAGTCCACCGCTCCGTCCAGGCTCTCGAGCGCGACATCCGTTCATGGCTGGCCGACTGGAACGACCAGCCCAAGCCCTTCCTCTGGACGAAGACAGCCGACGAGATCCTCGACAAAGTCGCCGCCTACTGCCACCGAATCTCTGACTCAGGTCACTAG
- a CDS encoding saccharopine dehydrogenase family protein produces the protein MNAAGRHEPRIAEREYDLVLFGATGFVGALTAEYLAVNAPADCRWALAGRDLAKLERLRERLTALDPRCADLPLLRADAQDAAATRELAASTRVLATTVGPYVWYGAPLVAACAAAGTDYLDLTGEPEFVDRMYVEHDARARESGARIVHACGFDSIPADLGAYFTVAQLPAGVPLTVDAFVRSNALFSGGTFTTVLTALGRGPQNLSAARARRMHEPRLLGRRVRVPVGAPRFSRETGTWALPMPVLDVQVVARSAAALERYGPDFRYRHYASVRHLPVAVGGTAAIGGVAALAQIPPVRQWLADRWEPGQGPDAERRARSWFSVRFVGEGGGRRVFTEVSGGDPGYGETAKMLAESALCLAYDALPERSGQLTTAVAMGDALLDRLQKAGIRFRVAASD, from the coding sequence ATGAACGCAGCTGGCCGGCACGAACCCCGCATCGCGGAACGGGAGTACGACCTCGTGCTCTTCGGCGCGACCGGGTTCGTGGGGGCGCTGACCGCCGAGTACCTCGCGGTGAACGCCCCCGCGGACTGCCGCTGGGCCCTCGCGGGGCGCGACCTCGCGAAGCTGGAGCGGCTGCGCGAGCGGCTGACCGCCCTCGACCCGCGCTGCGCGGACCTGCCGCTGCTGCGCGCCGACGCCCAGGACGCCGCGGCGACCCGCGAACTGGCCGCCTCCACCCGGGTGCTGGCCACGACCGTGGGGCCGTACGTCTGGTACGGGGCCCCGCTGGTGGCCGCCTGCGCAGCGGCGGGCACCGACTACCTGGACCTGACCGGCGAGCCGGAGTTCGTGGACCGGATGTACGTCGAGCACGACGCTCGGGCCCGCGAGAGCGGTGCCCGGATCGTGCACGCCTGCGGCTTCGACTCGATCCCGGCCGACCTCGGGGCGTACTTCACGGTCGCACAGCTGCCGGCCGGGGTCCCGCTGACCGTGGACGCGTTCGTGCGCTCCAACGCCCTCTTCTCGGGCGGCACCTTCACCACCGTGCTCACCGCGCTGGGCCGCGGACCGCAGAACCTGTCCGCCGCCCGCGCCCGCCGCATGCACGAGCCCCGGCTGCTGGGCCGGCGGGTACGGGTCCCCGTGGGCGCGCCGCGCTTCAGCCGGGAGACCGGCACCTGGGCCCTGCCGATGCCCGTCCTGGACGTCCAGGTCGTGGCCCGGTCGGCGGCGGCGCTGGAGCGGTACGGCCCGGACTTCCGCTACCGGCACTACGCCTCCGTACGGCACCTGCCCGTCGCCGTGGGCGGTACGGCGGCGATCGGCGGGGTGGCCGCCCTCGCGCAGATCCCGCCGGTGCGCCAGTGGCTCGCCGACCGCTGGGAGCCGGGCCAGGGCCCGGACGCGGAGCGCCGGGCCCGCAGCTGGTTCAGCGTGCGGTTCGTGGGCGAGGGCGGCGGCCGCCGGGTGTTCACCGAGGTCTCGGGCGGCGACCCGGGGTACGGGGAGACCGCGAAGATGCTCGCGGAATCCGCGCTCTGCCTCGCCTACGACGCCCTGCCCGAGCGCTCCGGCCAGCTGACCACCGCCGTGGCGATGGGCGACGCCCTGCTGGACCGGCTTCAGAAGGCGGGCATCCGCTTCCGGGTGGCGGCCTCCGACTGA
- a CDS encoding endonuclease V produces the protein MTSAKTPADEAEAKAIQDELRGRVVLTENGPPPGEGLIAGVDVAYDDERDLVAAAAVVLDAATLRVVEETTSVGRVSFPYVPGLLAFRELPTVLAALESLTVTPDLVVCDGYGLAHPRRFGLACHLGVVTGMPAIGVAKNPFTFTYGEPGARRGDLSPLRAPDGEVVGRALRTQDGIKPVYVSVGHRVSLDNACAHALALSPRFRIPETTRHADSLCRRALREATA, from the coding sequence ATGACGAGTGCGAAGACTCCCGCCGACGAGGCCGAAGCCAAGGCGATACAGGATGAACTGCGCGGCAGGGTCGTCCTGACCGAAAACGGACCCCCGCCCGGAGAAGGGCTGATCGCCGGGGTGGACGTGGCCTACGACGACGAGCGCGACCTCGTGGCCGCGGCCGCCGTCGTCCTCGACGCCGCCACCCTGCGCGTCGTGGAGGAGACCACCTCCGTCGGCCGCGTCAGCTTCCCCTACGTACCCGGACTGCTCGCCTTCCGCGAGCTGCCGACCGTGCTCGCCGCGCTGGAGTCGCTGACCGTCACGCCGGACCTCGTCGTCTGCGACGGCTACGGGCTGGCCCACCCGCGCCGCTTCGGGCTCGCCTGCCACCTCGGGGTGGTCACCGGGATGCCCGCCATCGGCGTCGCGAAGAACCCCTTCACCTTCACCTACGGGGAACCGGGCGCCCGGCGCGGAGACCTCTCCCCGCTCCGCGCACCCGACGGCGAGGTCGTCGGGCGGGCGCTGCGCACGCAGGACGGGATCAAGCCCGTGTACGTATCGGTCGGCCACCGGGTGTCCCTGGACAACGCGTGCGCGCACGCCCTGGCGCTGAGCCCCCGCTTCCGGATCCCGGAGACCACCCGGCACGCCGACTCCCTGTGCCGACGGGCCCTGCGCGAAGCCACGGCGTAG
- a CDS encoding YciI family protein, giving the protein MFVMELTYTAPVEDVEEEMDAHIAWLDGYYAAGIFLASGRKVPRDGGMILAGGVSRREIEKIAAGDPFTVAGVCAYRITEFIATKTSADLATVRESPEF; this is encoded by the coding sequence ATGTTCGTCATGGAGCTCACCTACACCGCGCCCGTCGAAGACGTCGAAGAGGAGATGGACGCGCACATCGCCTGGCTGGACGGCTACTACGCGGCCGGCATCTTCCTCGCCTCGGGCCGCAAGGTCCCGCGCGACGGGGGCATGATCCTGGCCGGCGGGGTCTCCCGCCGGGAGATCGAGAAGATCGCGGCCGGGGACCCCTTCACGGTGGCCGGGGTCTGCGCCTACCGGATCACCGAGTTCATCGCGACGAAGACCTCGGCGGACCTGGCGACGGTACGGGAGAGCCCGGAGTTCTAG
- a CDS encoding SsgA family sporulation/cell division regulator has translation MITVIEQAVQARLIATAPKVDTVPVTLCYDRSDPFAVRMAFPAPATLEGIEVSWTFSRELLESGLDRPSGCGDVRVRPYDADRTTVEFHAPEGVAIVLMVTAELHRFLERASTIVPPGLEHLYLDMDQSLAELMRDSC, from the coding sequence TTGATCACTGTCATCGAGCAGGCCGTGCAGGCCCGACTGATCGCCACCGCGCCGAAGGTCGACACCGTGCCCGTCACGCTCTGCTACGACCGGTCGGATCCCTTCGCCGTCCGGATGGCCTTCCCCGCACCCGCGACGCTGGAGGGCATCGAGGTCTCCTGGACCTTCTCGCGGGAGCTGCTGGAGTCCGGACTGGACCGCCCGTCCGGTTGCGGGGACGTGCGCGTGCGCCCGTACGACGCCGACCGGACCACCGTGGAGTTCCACGCCCCCGAGGGGGTCGCGATCGTGCTCATGGTGACGGCCGAGCTGCACCGCTTCCTGGAGCGGGCCTCGACGATCGTGCCCCCTGGCCTGGAGCACCTGTACCTCGACATGGACCAGAGCCTCGCCGAGCTGATGCGCGACTCCTGCTGA
- a CDS encoding ABC-F family ATP-binding cassette domain-containing protein, with the protein MSPAPTFVTCADLSFDWPDGTPVFEGFQLTVGPGRTGLIGRNGCGKSTLLKLVAGELTPTEGQLAVAGTVGQLPQTVTFDTTLRVDEALGIHTARAALHAIEAGEASEANFTAIGDDWDVEERALATLDQLGLGGIGLDRTTGELSGGECVLLRLASLLLSRPDVLLLDEPTNNLDLRARRRLYAAVESWSGVMLLVSHDRELLDRVDQIADLRDGEIRWYGGNFTQYEEMLEAEQEAAERMVRVAEGDVQRQKRELAQAHAKLARRKRYGQKMFDTKREPKIVMGARKRSAQESAGKHRIMHTEKLAEAEERLDQAELAVRDDAEIRIKLPATQVPPGRRVLTLSGLHPVHGAAIEGEWELRGPERIALVGANGSGKTTLLRTIAGQLAPLSGESVTHVPARFLPQRLDVLDDDRSVAENVARFAPHATNNLIRARLAHFLFRGARADQPAGTLSGGERFRATLAALLLAEPAPQLLMLDEPTNNLDLGSVRQLTDALDSYEGALVVASHDVPFLESIGITRWLLLDDGLRPTTAEEVHRSLWHG; encoded by the coding sequence ATGAGTCCTGCTCCCACCTTCGTCACCTGCGCCGACCTGTCCTTCGACTGGCCCGACGGAACACCCGTCTTCGAGGGGTTCCAGCTCACCGTCGGCCCCGGCCGCACCGGCCTGATCGGTCGCAACGGCTGCGGGAAGTCCACCCTGCTGAAACTAGTCGCCGGGGAACTGACGCCCACCGAAGGCCAGTTGGCCGTGGCCGGCACCGTCGGCCAGCTCCCGCAGACCGTCACCTTCGACACCACCCTGCGGGTGGACGAGGCGCTCGGCATCCACACCGCCAGGGCCGCCCTGCACGCCATCGAGGCGGGCGAGGCGAGCGAGGCCAACTTCACCGCGATCGGCGACGACTGGGACGTGGAGGAACGGGCCCTGGCCACGCTCGACCAGCTCGGGCTCGGCGGCATCGGACTGGACCGCACCACCGGCGAACTGTCGGGCGGGGAGTGCGTACTGCTCCGGCTGGCCTCCCTGCTGCTGAGCCGTCCGGACGTCCTGCTGCTGGACGAGCCCACCAACAACCTCGACCTGCGGGCCCGGCGCCGGCTGTACGCGGCCGTCGAATCCTGGTCCGGGGTGATGCTCCTGGTCAGCCACGACCGGGAACTGCTGGACCGGGTCGACCAGATCGCCGACCTCCGCGACGGCGAAATCCGCTGGTACGGCGGCAACTTCACGCAATACGAGGAGATGCTCGAGGCCGAGCAGGAGGCGGCCGAGCGGATGGTCCGGGTAGCGGAGGGTGACGTACAGCGCCAGAAGCGCGAACTGGCGCAGGCCCACGCCAAGCTGGCCCGGCGAAAGCGGTACGGCCAGAAGATGTTCGACACCAAGCGCGAGCCGAAGATCGTCATGGGTGCGCGCAAGCGGTCGGCGCAGGAATCGGCGGGCAAGCACCGCATCATGCACACCGAGAAGCTGGCCGAGGCCGAGGAACGCCTCGACCAGGCGGAGCTGGCGGTCCGCGACGACGCCGAGATCCGGATCAAACTGCCCGCCACCCAGGTCCCGCCGGGCCGCCGCGTGCTCACCCTGAGCGGGTTGCACCCGGTACACGGGGCCGCGATCGAGGGCGAGTGGGAGCTGCGCGGTCCGGAGCGGATCGCGCTGGTGGGGGCCAACGGCTCGGGCAAGACCACGCTGCTGCGCACGATCGCGGGACAACTGGCCCCGCTGTCGGGCGAGTCGGTGACCCATGTCCCGGCCCGGTTCCTGCCGCAGCGGCTCGACGTACTGGACGACGACCGCTCGGTCGCGGAGAACGTGGCGCGGTTCGCCCCGCACGCGACGAACAACCTGATCCGGGCGAGGCTCGCGCACTTCCTGTTCCGGGGCGCGCGGGCGGACCAGCCCGCGGGCACGCTGTCGGGCGGCGAGCGGTTCCGGGCGACGCTGGCGGCGCTGCTGCTCGCCGAGCCCGCCCCGCAGCTGCTCATGCTGGACGAGCCGACGAACAACCTGGACCTGGGATCCGTACGGCAGTTGACCGACGCCCTGGATTCCTACGAAGGGGCGCTCGTGGTCGCGAGCCATGACGTGCCGTTCCTGGAGTCGATCGGCATCACCCGGTGGCTGCTGCTCGACGACGGGCTGCGGCCGACGACGGCCGAGGAGGTCCACCGGTCGCTGTGGCACGGGTGA